From the Porites lutea chromosome 5, jaPorLute2.1, whole genome shotgun sequence genome, the window GCGGCTTCCTGCAAAGGTACTCCCTGTCCAACACTGACACAAACAAAGTCTTGCCGAGGGCCCTGTTGTCCAAGAGATTGTCAGGTACATTTATTTCGCAGGTGATAAATTAATTCATTTAAGTTAATTCATTGTAAGTAGTCTAATGTTATTTTAAGCTAAAAGTAATTCAGCACAAGTTTAACATCCACTGTCCAAAAACCTCGTCGAGGAAGTCGAACTCCTTAACGCGCGTACCGCTTACGTAATGCACACTCCCAACACACTTAGACGCACCCTAGTCAGAAGAAAATAACAGCTATCGAAAAAATTTCATCAACGCCCTTCTTCGATCGACTTCTTGTAAATAATGTTTCTGCAGCAGCTCTTTTACACGGTGACCATAATGTTATGCGCATTGATAGTCTAATGTGTACAGTGCAAAACCAGCGATTCACATTACAGTGGAActtctattcaggggacaccatCGGCACCGAGgcagtgtcccctgaatagatgTTAGGTTAAGGTTTGTTAATGATTAgccaacaaagacaatgaaaacCCATCTGTGCGTGATTTTATGTTGAATTCACACAAGTGCACTATATCGATTTAAGTGAGATACTTCAGTTTGTGAAAGTTTCGATAACTGTGATTATTAACCCTCTTTGTGGTCAGTTACTCTTTTAGTGCCGgctaaggtgtcccctgaagGGGGGTTAAACCCGGGTTACGGGACCCAGATATAGTGTCCTTTTCCCTGAaaagaggtgtcccttcaatacAGGTGTCCTAAAGGATTGTTTCAACTATATTTcttttatgtttctttttttcctttcaggtTAGCAGTTGGTCATCTTGGGGGTCATGTTCTGCACCTCCAGGCAGGTGCAGTACGAACAGTGGTAccagaaaaagaacaagaaggGTGACTTCATATCCCAGCTGTGGAGGATCATCGTGCCCTACATTAACCCACACAACTCAATGTACACCTGTTCCCATCCCTTGCAAGGTTAttctaatattttttttgtttttgttttttcacatcTGCTGCTTGTTTGTCAAgtgttttttgtacatttgtcgTGACCTTTAACATGAATCGTCATCTTTAAAATCATCACTAGGGAGCTTTGGCAACGATTACAGCTCATCGAAAACGTttgaaatgaattcgcgttttgACGGTGtatcaaaatgtttttgcacgataaaagttgttgttgtgttttttaaaCTAGTTGCTTTTTTGGcgttctctttgccgtcgctgcCGTCGTTTTTAAAGCGCCCTAATGTCGACATCAAAACGAGAACCTGCATATTGCCACTCTCATCATTAACCTCAAAAGTATCAGTGGGAACATCAGCCTCAGCTCACAGTCGctatcaccaccatcatcatcctCATTATCATCATAAACAAAAATAGTCTATAATCACTAAGATCACTCAGAAAAATCAGTGCAATCGAGCACATTGAGATGTAATTCTATCTCAGTGTTAAATTGCTATGAATTTTGTCAGTTGCTTGCTTTCTCAATAAAATTTTCGAATTCGTAAATTCAAATCGTCAtcaacttaaaaagaaaaatttgcgaATGTAATCACCCATTTTCACATGGCTAAGTCAAAGCCTGCGTGAATTCCCTCTCACGTAAGTATCCGACCATATAGTCTTGATTACTTAAGGTGCCTGATGGTTTTTAATTCATTGTTTAGATGAATGCGTGGAGCTCGTGGAGTGCGTGTTCCCCAAACAATGGCAAATGCGGAGCTGGTACTCAGTATCAGACACGTACAGTAGCTACCCAGCCATATTGCAGTCCCGCGTGTCCCGCCACGCGACAGACACGCTCGTGCACACACAGCTGCTGCCCGCGGGATTGCGCTGTGTCGTCTTGGAGCTCGTGGAGTACGTGTTCTAACACCTGTGGAACCGGTGAGTGATTCGAGGGCCTATTTTATACTGATATCTTCTGATGAAGACCTCTATTTAGGCATTACCGTCGCCTGTGAATAGGCCCTTCCCTATGGGTTCAAGGGAGATAAAGGGACATAAGGAAAACTGTTGAAAGGGAGCTTCTTTCACTATATCCCTTACTATTGATAGAGCCTGTTAATTCACAGGCTAAAATTACAGCTACACCTGTATGAAGTGGTTTCGCTCAAGGATGGCCAACTGACAGCTTGATTCATGATTAACcaaccaaacaaaaaacaagaaagggaGATAGTGGCAAGGAGAAGTATCcgtaaaaatacaaaataaactCAAAAGATTTTCTATCTCTTGTTATTGCAAAAGGAACGACTGGATTttcgaacaaaaaaaatagataaataaatgaagaaattaataaattaaaaaaaaaataaaaagaaacaacatacatcttttttagggaaaaaacaaaaacaatggtGCAGTTAAGAATTGTAAACAAGCGTAGATAAAAATACAAAGTGACTGAGTGGCACAAAGATGAACTGTAAGTGTCGATTCAAAATCATTCATGCTGGGTTGATCTAAAATAGAAGAGGGTAAAGTGTCCCATTAATATAAGGTTCTAGTACAGAAATTGGATTTGTGCTGCTGTGACTACCAATGTTTATAGAACGATTACcatggaaaaaggaaaacaaccaCTTACCACTGATAAAAATAGACTGAATAGCGCAAGTGCAAATTTGCTTTTGTTCGAAGGTACTGGATACTggatgtttttcacttttctatTTCAATTACTCCAGTTTTAGGAACTATCGGCATGTCTGAACAGGAACAAGTTATTacagcgattttcgtatgaccttgaaaaatggtttcggaaAGTGtccgttatttgttttatcagccaatggatgaaaagaacaaaacatagactcttcgttttcccgccaaagaaaaccctaatatggagaaagCACctttcgattggccaatcgcgTTGCGGTATGACgccaaagcgaagtatcgattgattctAGGAAGTTCTTGGGCGACAGggtttttcacccgagcgttcgcttaaccaaccaaaagccacgcgcgtttgtatccgttcgataaaccaatcaaatcgctctattttcgttcgttttttgtttctgttttgttcgcgcgttttcgtTTCAAGGTCATACAAAAAATCGCTCTATAATAAACATGAAGATTTTAATTAGTTCTTAATGCTTCTCAGGTACAAAGACAAGAACACGGCGCATTACTGTTCAACCATATTGTAATGGAAGAGCTTGTCCAGCCTTGAGAGAGAGAACAAGGTGTTCGCAGTACAACAACCGCGATTGCGTCATGTCTTCGTGGTCATCCTGGTCAATTTGTAGCAATGGCTGCGGAAGCGGACAGTCCACCCGAACTCGCCGAATAATATCGCCAGCGGTATGCCGCGGGAAAGCATGCGGAGCTAGAACCGAGAGCAGGCAGTGTACTGATTACCGTGAGAATAGAGATTGCGTGGTacgttttaaaattgtttttacgTATTGAAATATTTTATACCAATAACTTTGAACTCTGGTTGAAAAATAGTCTCGAACACCCTGTCAGCATAGCCTTACTTTAATTTCACTTGCTCTATTTTGGCGTAACCGTCGAGAAAGACCCTGCGTGAATCGAGGTAAGATCCTAGTTGAGCATGAGCGGTATGTGGCTAAGATGTAGTTTCGGACCCAGGCCTAAAAACCGTGCGCTTGCTACAACGGGCTCGTTTATGAtcatcggtttatcaataaacggattTTCGCACACGataaaaccagtttgacgaggaaaaacaagattgacttgtCCAAAAGTTCAATCTGCGGCGACTTCAAAGCCTTGACGTGATTCAGGCAGAGCCTCCTTTTATCCTCCtcactcaagaagacaaaagaaggCTTTGTCTGCAGGGTGGGTCTTGACTGCTTGTCTAAACGTTAATTGAGATTTGAGATATGTTGAGTTCATACCCGGTGAAATGAATACAAGACCACGTAGATCAGTCATCCAAATTCACTGCGGTAGTGCTCGTGTTGAACAAAGTTGAGAAAGTGGTTCATACAGTTTCAACTTTTCGAGAACGAAAGAAATGTCGAGAAGATATTGACACAAAAGTACCTCACAACGCAATGCTGAGAGGGGTTATTAAACCATCGGCTCTCAACGTTGTGATACGACGTTCTGATAAAGAACGTGTCTTCTAATTTCTAATTGGCAATATAAAGACCAGTAAACGAAGACTTTTTGGCGTTACATTCCGGTGATCCTGCCCTTTGCTATACTATACACAGTGGCCCCGcgcttattttttaatttagagGTCATGATCTTGAAGCATATTTTAAGCCTAATTTACTCGAATAAGTTTTACTTGACAAAGGACAACCTTGCTCGtgtaattagaaaaaaaattattggcaAGTTTTTTCTGATCAAAGGAAAACTTGTCcagttttataataataaataataatatagcctgcgcttggaagtaatgggtgcaagaaagaacggggcgcGCGAGGGACACGCGCGTGTGTCCCTCGCACGCCCCGTTTTTTCTCCAAGAGCCTTTTACGCAGGCTAATGTTAATAACAGTTTTTAACCAGGAGACTCTCTCACCAGGGTGATTTTCAGAGAGGTCCATTTACACCACTGAACAAGTATTCTTTGTCAAGGAAAGCTTGCTCTTGTAAATACGGATAAGCCGCTGCAATAAAAAGTATTGAGAAGTACTGTCGTACTTATGTCTGTACTTATGTCTTATACTTTTATAAATTTAATGCTAATCCGCCTTATTTTAAACGTGGAGTAAAATTCTGCCTTGTACATGGACAGCCTAAAGATGCAACGTTTAAGATATTTAGAGAGTAAGAATTTCAATATTTTAACAACAGAGAGGAATTATAGGataaatttgagaaaatttggttccattctttgtttgtttgtttgtttgctttttttttactttcaggtTAATTCTTGGGGTTCATGGGGAGTTTGCAGCGAAAAATGCGCTGTTGGGACAAAACAGCGAACGCGGACAGTTAAGATTTCTAAAAGGTGCCGCGGAAGAAATTGCCCCGCACTTAGGGTAAGAATTTATTGTCATATTTTTTAGGTTACACAGGTGAAAACTTTGAGGTTGCACTggtgttgttgatgttgttgttgttgttttttttcttttaattttttaaaaaaaattcgtcgACAACTTGCATGAGCAAGAAAAGCATCGATTCATGATCCCCTTTTTACACGTCGAGAATATTTCTCCATATTTTTTCATCGAACGGTGGCTATCAATTGACTTACTTCGGCATTGTCGACCTGAGCGAGTGCTGACAGATGGCCTTCAGAGCGTTGGTGTAACTAAGATACTCAGGAGACCACTTCTCAAAAACCAAGAAGCTCCGTTCAGGACTTTTCTCCCTTCCATTCATACGCAAAATAATCCGGGGCTTCGTAGAATTCAAGTTCAATAAAGAACCAACAAGAAGAAAAGCATCAAACAAAATACCATCACACGCCCCTCCGTATCATCTTAAGTGTGTCGTTCCATCTTAATTTCATCCCAACGTAACTAGTTCCCAGAACACTTGTTTTTCCCTCGTTTCTGAACCTATTTGCTCTTCACATTAATTACCCAATTTTTTCATGGATGTTGTAGTCATgtatttttttggtgtttaaaaTATAAGGAAACGTCACAATGTGGAACGCCAAACAATGGATGCCAGCATAAATGCACCAATGGCGTGTGCTCCTGTAATGCTGGATACTATCTGGCCCGAAATAAGAAGAATTGTATCGCCAAGGATTGTAATATGCCAATACCATCATATTGTGCACCAGGTCAGTGAGCATAAAGCAGAAATATTAAATaacgcaaacaaacaaagaaacaaaaacaacaacagtaacCTTAGAATTATATGagagaagatcatcgcagtatATGGctgacgcaacttttgcagttgcgaaaagaaagctttctcatcgcaactgcaaaagttgcgtctgtAAGTGCGACGATCTTCTTCCATATAATTCTTTAccccgcagttctcatatatgattttcacaTATTCATAACTTGAGTAACCTTAGAGTAACCTTATTAAGATCAATGAGGAGGGAATGTATCTATCACggaccaaaaaatgtttttgataatATCAGAACCATCAAATTAGTTTATCAATTTTAAAAGTGCAACTTAGTTAGAAGCCGTAAAAAGAAAACTCGTTTATGTaaagcaaagaccattttatcactttaaagaaaatgcttcGCTCTTTCTTCGCCACTTTTTTGTGACGGAATGTCAGTATGTGTATATTCTTTCAGGCTCTTTGTAATCTGCAAGATATTTCAGATAGTTCAGATGTTTTGTAGTAAAGCTATAATTCTCAATCCACtcagactttttttttaacattggTAAATAGAGAATGGCCCATAAGATCGACTGTTTGTTATGCAAAACATGGTAATTCTTGATTTTGGGAATGGTCGAACAGACACAGCTGCAGCCAAAGTAGCACCTGTTTTGATAGTCGTATTTCTTTCATTAATACGTCCATAAATTCTATCTTGTCATTTGTTATACTGTACAGACCTAACGTGCGGACATTTTCAGGTACTTCACTTGGCAGCACGTGCAAGCATGCCAATGTCACGTGCCCAGGAGGTAAGACCACGTATCCTGTCACATGTTCCTTGGGATGTCCTCAATACTATTCCATAAAAGGAGCGTCCACAATCACGTGTCAGACGTCAGGACAATGGACGTCTTATGCGTCTTCATACTGTCGAAGGAACAACGATCCGCCTTCACAGGTAACCTTTTGTGAGAACTCTCGTTTCACTGATAACAGCAATTAATTCGTTGCCAAGGATCTGAAGGTGTTATTATTACCTAAACACAGCAGATTACCAAATTAACTGTAAAAATTTATTGCTAAAAGTAATAAGCTCTTCATTTCAAGTTTGATgtagataataataatcatcatcattatcatcatcataatcaacaaaaataatgttttttcaatttttgaattcAATGAAATGAGCCTGTTACGACAACGTTTTGTACTTGAGATTTAGAAACTTCCGACAATTTTAATAGGTAGTTGTGATCTACCTTTAGACAGGCGAGATTCCAGTTAGGAAAGCCAGGGCTTGTGTCTAAATGTGGCTTTCATCAGCGCGTTCTTCTTTTCCAGATTACCTTGTCTGGCGCAGCCAGTGTTCCAGAAAACCAACCACGTGGGACTAAAATTGGCACGTTCTCCACTGTGGATCCTAACACTAAAGACAAGCACACCTACAGCATCGTAAGCGGAGGGAGCGGAAAATTTGAGCTTCGAGGAGCAGATCTGTTCACACTGACCATGTTTAATTATGAAACATCTCCAAACAGGTGAGTGTGAAGGCATGTTCATTGCGCCCTTATTCGCTGCTTAGTTTTTTTCCCTGTGTGGTTATTCAGTGAGCGGAAAATTTCTGTTTGTATTACGCTGTACATTTTCACTCGCAATAAGGAACGCAGTGTGAACACTTAGCCGCTGTGCCTTTGTTCACTGCTGGGTTTTACCCTTTGTGGTCATTCCTTTTTGGAATGAAAATTTCTGTTTGTGTCACCTTGTAGATTTTCACTCGCAATAAGGAGCACACTGTGAACGCTTGGTTATTGTGCCCTTATTCACTGCTCTATAGACCTTTTTCGTTACttcaataaccacacaacagttcaataaccacaccagtagttcaatgaccacgcATTAGTTTATTGAGCTTAAACTACGTGCAGCTGCGGGagaaaatagccacaaatacgttagatTTTTTTAATATGAATGTGTAGCGttaagtaagtggtaaatactcatttagcaaCGATACAAGAACTAAATTGAGAAATAGCTATggaacagacctggaaagagagtaAGCGCTCAAAAGGAGAAATAATGTGGCCCGAAAGAAAACGACACACTAAATAGTGAATAAACCGACTAACCACGTGCGAAGAGAAAGCAGAAAATATAACGGTTAACGGCGGAGAAAATCCTGTTTTCTGACTCTCTTTCCGCACGTTTCAAACTGTGGTACCACAGCTGGCCCTAGGTGCCTGAGTCGACTAACACCAGTCCATGTTTATCGAATGGATAATCGGTACCTCATAAGTCCAGAATTTTCCAACTTCTTCGGCTGTTTTGACTTGAAGTCAGCTGCTGTGTTTCCTGTCCATATCCAAAAggtttttacaaaattaattagAACTGAGTTTTACCCTTTTAGTTTGTGGTCATTCCTTCTTGGGCTGAAAATTTCTGTTTGTGTTACGCCGTAGGTTTTCACTCGTAATAAGAAGCACAGACAACGGCAGTCCGCCAATGAGGTTGGAAAAAACATTTACAATCTCGGTGACAGATCTGAATGAAAAGCCTACGGCGATCCAGGTAAGCAGAGTGTGGCTTCTAATTTATAATCATAAATGACCCGTGTGAAAATTCCATTGATCGGTTTGGCAGGACACGAGAAACACAATAATAActcaaacaacaaaactttcgTTACGAGGTGTATTGTTTGGTTCTGTCGTTTCTTTTGTTCAGTTACCTAATCTGTGCTCCGGTGCCTGCCGCAAGTTAATGTATGAAGTGTAGAGCATTTACGTTAAGAGCTATTGTATAGATCTAATGTCGCACTCTCCTTGGGCCCCTAGTTTACGCACTGCTATTTAAACTGATAAGGTTGAGCGATAGGGCCTAGACAAGTTCGAACTCTTAGAGAGTGCACCAGAAAGAGTCCAAATGTATGAGATTTGTTTTAAACCCAGAGCCTGAGAGACAAATTCCCTTTGAATCCAGTCAAGTCGCTGAGAGCACCAGCGAAATCGAGGCGGATTGGCGTAATTTCTCATCATCCTTTATTGTTGTTTGTCCCAGGCTTAATATGCGCTCAAGGACCTTGATTCCGCCTCACCTCTCGCTTGTGTTTAAAGCTATCATAAATTACGAGAGTAAACACATCTATGTAATTCATGGATAGCGGATGAGCGGGGTTGAATGAAGACTGAGGCAGAGGATATGATCGGACTCACCAAACCATTATTTTACACAAAACGAGCAAACACTTTGGGCTGATTTAGAGAGAGAGGAATAAACATAGGCTATATTAACCATTGCGTTAGTTGATCCAAATGAATAAATGCTTCGTTCTTGGTTCAAGCTCATTACTAGACATTGATCTACTTCTCTTGTAGTTGTCAAGTAATACTGTTGATGAAAATAGTGGCGTGGACACGGAAGTGGGCGCGCTAAGCACCGCTGACCCAGATAACGGGCAGTCATACATCTACACGTTGCTAGATGGCGCTGGTGGAAGGTTTAAGATTCAAGGAAATCGTGTTAAGGTATAGGAGTGTTTCTCAACTCAATCAAACCACACTAAAATAAAACGAGACAGTACTTAAGGAAGGTGAGAAAGAATGGCCAAGTCATGAATTGACGCAAGCAAGTGATTGGCTCCTGACAGCTTCATCTCTAAAATAGTGCTTCATTCCCAGCGTCTCAAAAGAGCTTTAAGTTTTATCACTGGCCAATGTGTTTTTGTCCGTTGTCACTTTATGTCTCTTTATAAAAAGTTACTCAGGTAGGCCTGCTAGTGTTTATTGTGTATCCCATTTTCaataatcatgaaaatttccCCTTTATATTTAAGGTTGCAAAGTCAAACAGAAATTGCTTGTTAAATGGTGGTTCCCAGTGCTTTCTCAATTTCGAGAGCGTGTCTTCTTACTCTATAAGAGTACGGAGTGTTGACAGCGGTTCTCCCTCGCAATCTATTAACGCCTCATTAAACATCTTGTTGAATGACGTTAACGATCAACCACGTGGTCTGAAATTGTCCAATTACAAGGTGAAAGAAAACGCGCCAATCAACTTCAAGATCGGCAATCTATCCGCTAGCGACGAGGACAAAGGGCAAAAGCTAAATTTCTCATTAACTGATGACGATGCCGGTAGATTTGCTTTAGACAGCAAGGGGGTTCTTTACAAGGCAAAGTCAACAGACTATGAGACGAGCAAAGTGCACCACATCGTGGCTAAAGTCACAGATGACGGAAAGCCATCATTATCGGTAGGTAAACAGGCATTCCAACATTATTGTGGGCATAGAATTAGCCTCATGTAAAACTAAGAGTGCGTCTCTTTAGAGGAAAGCAAGGCGAAGGTATTGATctcaaattgtttttattcGTTAACACGTGATAACTGGCAACTGAGTGCTTCAAGTAGAAATTGAAGAGTTGGAGGtattaacaaaataattcttaCCTCCCATTTGCCGCTTTCGTATCCTTCCCACCCCCGTGCACCAGTGAAACACACACGCACCCTGCTTTACAGTGTGGTTAATGGAATAATATTGtaaaacaagcctttcttgCTATTTTGCAGATGACGAAGTTATTTTCTATCAGCGTGATGGACGTCAACGAGGCCCCAGTCTCCATCGTCCTCTCCTCGAGTAACGTAAAGGAAAATTCGAAGCCTGGAACTCTTGTTGGAACTTTAATGGCTACAGACACTGATCCTGTACAAAACCTAACCTTTAAACTAGATGATGACACAGGAGGCAAATTTTCCTTGCAATCCAACTCTTCTTGCCAGAGTATTAGTCCCAATGGAACTCGCTGCACGACAGAATTACTTGTCAGCGGCGATATAAACTACGAAGATAACTCAAGCCTGGACATAATCGTTCGCGTGACCGATTACAAAGGTCTTTTTCGCACAGAGATGTTTAACGTAACAGTAATTGATGTGAATGAACCGCCAACAAATGTCACGCTAGATGGAAGTGTATCTGCTTTAATTCCTGAGAACAGCAAAGGTGTTCAAGTGGACAGTCTTATAACAGAAGACGAGGATCAGGGTCAAAACTTCACTTACGTCTTAATTAACAACCCAGGGGGAAATTTTCAAGTAAAAGGGGACAAACTGTTTACTTCTGTAGGCGCCAAACTTGATTATGAATCGTCTACGAGTCACCAAATCACAGTGAAATCGACTGATGACGGTAACCCACCTCTTTCTGTGCAGGTGTCATTAGTTATTAATCTCCAAGACGTTAACGAAAAGCCAACCAAAATAACCTTGTCCAACCGAAGCGTTCAGGAAAATGAACCAACTGGAGCGCTGATTGGTCAGTTGACAGTCAGCGACCCTGACAGACAGCAAAGTCACGTGTGCAGTTTGACCGATTCAGCCAATGGGAAGGTAGCGTTAAGTAAGAACCAACTTACCGTTGGAAGTGCAGGCGTCAATTATGAAGATGCAAGTTCGTTGAGCGTTAAAGTCCTGTGTCGTGATCCCGGTGGCCTTGCTGTGGAGAATACGTTTGTGATTCTTGTTCAAGACGTCAACGAGTCCCCCACAAGTATTTCACTATCAAAGGACAAGGTTCAAGAAAACCAGAAAGGAGGTACCGTAGTCGCACAGATAACAGTCACGGATCCAGATAACGAGAAAAACCGGGTTCAATGGTTTACGCTCTCAATCGCTTCTTCCGACCCAAATCTACCATTTCAGATCCAAAATAACAGTCTTGTTACCAAACGTCCACTTGATTATGAGAACAGCGCTCAGTGGCTTGTGAGAGTGACTGCAAAGGATGACGGGATACCTTCGCTCTCTAGAACTCAGGCATTTACGATCCAAGTCATTGACGTAAATGATGCTCCTAATGGAATGGTGGTAAGATATTTTCTCGGTAcatttgttttttatccaaaCAAGTTATGAACCTCCATTGAGCGGCCAACCTCTATTAAGGGGTCACTCTCTGTTACcccgagggtggccgcttaatggagctTAGACTGTATtagcaaatagaaagaaaaattttttgtttattttcaggaATAATTTCCTGTGGCGCAGGGTCTCATTAACAACATTTCTTAGGGCCCCGGTTTTATGGAGAAAGGTGGTCTTGGGAAAGAAAGTCATCCTACCAGCCGAGTCAATATTTGCGATCGTTATGAGAAAAAACTTGAACCCTTTGCCCGATCTAAGAGCGAGACAACAGCGatcgcgcatgctctgattgtctcgccttgaccAAGCTGAACCGGCTGGGTGAGCCAGAGTTTTTATATGGAGAAAGAGGAGGGTGACCCTACCACCGAAACAGGTAACCCTTTTTGGTGGTCACCTTTCTGGCcgagccaatttttttttctaatgtcAACGGCtcgccaagttttgtaaggaaatgcgGGAGAAGTGGTAGCCATTGAATTTTTCCAATCTTCCGCAAGCGGATATCTAGGCCTGGTCCAGAGGGGCTGCTTACGTGGGCGGTAATTACTAACAGGGATCTTCTCTTTGTGTTCATTTAGCTTTCAAGTTCTGATGTAAATGAAAACAGCGATGAGAACACTTTGGTTGGCTCATTAACCGCAGTGGATCAAGATACTTCACAGAATCATACTTTCCAACTGATAAACAGCGCTTCGGGAAGATTTAAAGTTGATGGAAATGAAATTAAGGTAAAATTTCTCAAGGCTAAAAAATATTATGCTGTATTCCAATATGAGAAGCTGCTCCTTACATTAAACACAAGACAACCTATATAACTCAGCAcgtacttttcttttaaaaagataaattcaATTGGTTAACCCTATTaagactggggggggggggggcttttcgaaccccccctccGAAAAAATCAtgataactcctacaccgaaagagctatgacgttcaaattttccgacttttcctaaaatttatctaggaacattttggtataattaccatgtccatgtgattaatcatgttgccatggcaaccagtttctgacacataggttttggaaactttaaaaaatggtgatttttttgttttaagatcgcgtttttacacttatagtgctttttgttgttaaaatggtctttgcttgggactagtttttgaattacatcaaaatgtttcaacatcgaatatttggggggggaggggtggggtaaaatttgtcacttttttgctttgacaaatatgctgctctattttccaaataacacttccaaagtcatttgtttgggtaataaacattagtttgatacttcttttatacattctgagctttttcccctttgaaaattgctttaaattataattttaacaaaaaaacggaaatccaagatggcggatccaagatggcggacaaccatttcaaattttaaattttattgcttcctatcgctttttctcgctgtacaagtgtttccttgttactagttcataagaaaggataacaaagagatgactttaccaatattattgatattttacgtatctaagtggaaaaataataagaaacattgaaaaatcggaatatgacgtcactgtgacgtcatcattggtcgtggcaagtcaaaactgggtgtggggcttctttgtacggagatg encodes:
- the LOC140937892 gene encoding protein dachsous-like, whose protein sequence is MPIPSYCAPGTSLGSTCKHANVTCPGGKTTYPVTCSLGCPQYYSIKGASTITCQTSGQWTSYASSYCRRNNDPPSQITLSGAASVPENQPRGTKIGTFSTVDPNTKDKHTYSIVSGGSGKFELRGADLFTLTMFNYETSPNRFSLVIRSTDNGSPPMRLEKTFTISVTDLNEKPTAIQLSSNTVDENSGVDTEVGALSTADPDNGQSYIYTLLDGAGGRFKIQGNRVKVAKSNRNCLLNGGSQCFLNFESVSSYSIRVRSVDSGSPSQSINASLNILLNDVNDQPRGLKLSNYKVKENAPINFKIGNLSASDEDKGQKLNFSLTDDDAGRFALDSKGVLYKAKSTDYETSKVHHIVAKVTDDGKPSLSMTKLFSISVMDVNEAPVSIVLSSSNVKENSKPGTLVGTLMATDTDPVQNLTFKLDDDTGGKFSLQSNSSCQSISPNGTRCTTELLVSGDINYEDNSSLDIIVRVTDYKGLFRTEMFNVTVIDVNEPPTNVTLDGSVSALIPENSKGVQVDSLITEDEDQGQNFTYVLINNPGGNFQVKGDKLFTSVGAKLDYESSTSHQITVKSTDDGNPPLSVQVSLVINLQDVNEKPTKITLSNRSVQENEPTGALIGQLTVSDPDRQQSHVCSLTDSANGKVALSKNQLTVGSAGVNYEDASSLSVKVLCRDPGGLAVENTFVILVQDVNESPTSISLSKDKVQENQKGGTVVAQITVTDPDNEKNRVQWFTLSIASSDPNLPFQIQNNSLVTKRPLDYENSAQWLVRVTAKDDGIPSLSRTQAFTIQVIDVNDAPNGMVLSSSDVNENSDENTLVGSLTAVDQDTSQNHTFQLINSASGRFKVDGNEIKVAISNKQCLSQGGSSCFLNYEEQKIHTIRVKTTDNGSPQLSYEENFRIDVRDINDMPRDLQLSNNQVKEDAKINTLIGRLTSRDEDASQSATYSLSNDDSGRFKVDSQGRLYTAKNINHESQKRHVIRAMVKDNGNPPMKMEKSFTIEVLDVNEAPSRMNITSQGGQLSFPNGHAQIRENSASGTKIGTLEAFDYDARQNLTFNLDDDAGGKFKLASRANCQSIANIPGVNTKCTTDLLLNGSLDYEVSAEYSLMVRVTDNNGTFMTQQLKITVVDQNDAPENVTLGGSNATSVNENANGAFVGELVTSDQDVGQTPTYKLLNSARGKFVILNNKLYVSSSANLDYEAQSQFTVRIQSEDNGSPPLSLAKDFKITIIDVNEAPVNITLSPANIAENSAPGTVIGQLNVTDPDNYGSRGVWQSHNCQVIGKKVGKFTVQTNSLVVGNANLDYEQASFILVQVKCSDSGSPPLSLVKVLSVTVADVNEAPTGISLSSDAITENQSPLLIGRNDYNLSEKDVMAE